A stretch of DNA from Nitrospira sp. KM1:
GGTCCAGCGGATCAATGCCGATCAGTCCCGGCCGCTCCGGACTCAAGTTCTCTCACGTCAACTATCCGAAGCGGCTCACTCAATTGCCTTCCGTGAAGATGTTGAGGCAGTTCTCAAATCATCTGAGATCACTTCTGACAGATTTCCAACATCGATGCGAAGAGATGATACCGCTTACTCAATAATGAAAGTTGTGCGGTTCCAGGATGGACGCACTCTGAGGGGCGCTTGGTTGCAAGGTAATGTGTGGCTGTCGATCGAGTGAAATTCAACAATCGCGAAGGGAGGTGAGAGTCTTGGCGACGAAGAAAGCAGCAAAGAAGAAAAAGAAGTAACCCCGCCTCGATTCTAGCGTCGGGGGCGAGGCCACTCGTTCCCGACGTTATACTTCCTCTGATATGAATAACCGACAGACCGTTCGGGCGAAGCCTGTGGACTCGCCGTAGGCGATGGAAGCGCGTTTCCTTATGAGGCGGGCTGAAGCGTTGCGAGTGGAACCGGACGGGATCCAACTAAGACCGTGTGTTTGAGTTCCGACTGGGGAATCGAATGCTCAGCATTGAGCAGGACCCAACAATCAGGGTGCGTCAGGATCTGTTTCACCAGTTTGGTATGTAAGGCATGGCCGGACCGATCGGCAATGAGATGGCCGATAAAGGGAGCACCAAGGAGAGAAAAATCACCGATCAAATCCAAGACCTTATGCCGAACGAATTCATCGGAGAAGCGGAGCCCGGTTTCGTTCAACATACCGTCCTTTGAGAGGACGATCGTATTATCTAAATTTCCACCCCGGCCGAGTCCACGCGCCCAGAGCGCCTCCACTTCGTGCAAAAATCCGAATGTGCGGGCGGAAGCAATTTCAGACTCGAAGGCATCGGCAGAGTGTTCATATTCATAGGTTTGTGTGTCGATGAATGGGTGATTATACTGGATCGAATACGTGATTTTCGGCATCGATGAAGGTTCAATACGAATTGAACGGACGCCATCCACAATTTCTAATGGCTGCGTAATCTTGATGTATGGTTGGCGCTTCGGTTGAGACACCAGGCCGGCTGCTTTGATCAAACGGACGAAGTGAGCCGAACTGCCGTCCATGACCGGAGCTTCTCCTGCGTCGATCTCCACGAAAACGTTATCGACATTCAAGCCTGCGAGGGCGGCCAAAACGTGTTCGATGGTTTTGACTTGAAATCCATTTCCGCTGATGGCGGTACATAATTCCGTGGGAACGAGGTGTTCGACGGATGCAGCCAGAGATGCTCCAGCATGCCCATTGCGGTTCACAAATACGACTCCCGTATCTACAGGAGCAGGGCGTAGCACCATTGTGACGGGGTGACCTGAATGAAGGCCAGTCCCTGTACAACTTATTGAATTGGCTAAAGTCTGCTGAAGTCTCACAGTGCATCCTCCGTAAAAATCACCCACTGGCTACAGCAACTCATGTGCCAACATTTTTGTCATAGTATTGGGATTTATAAAGCATTAATAATATTCATGTTTATGAACATTTATCTGAAATATAGCATTGTTGTAAAAACATTACACATGTGACTTTTAAATGGATTTTGAAGAACTGATAATCGATCGCAAGCGAATATTAGAACTTCAAGGAATGGAATACTTCTCAATTTATACCAGAGGTTCCAGATGGTGGCTTGCCGTTCCTACTACTATTATCCTGCGCCGTCCACGGCAGGGTTCTCCTCTGTCCTAGAAAATTGGCCTGTGTAATACTGCGTATTAGGAAAGGTCTTTCAAAACAATGATCGAGCACGCACAGTTTCCAGGCGAGCAAACCGAGGCGGGTGAATTCAAGCGACAAGACGACGTATTTCGTAACTGGGTAACAGACGGAGGAGAGTCTGGCTATCCACCTGAGTCAAATCGCTACCATCTTTATGTCTCGTGGGCCTGCCCTTGGGCTCATCGCACCATTATTGCCAGGAAATTAAAGAAGCTTGAAGGCATAGTCGGAATGACTGTGGTGGACCCGCTGCGCAACGATCGGGGATGGGCATTCCGCGAAGGACCTGGTCATTCAGCCGACACCATTAACGGATTCCGCTATCTGCGTGAGGCCTACCAGGCCACCGCTGATGATTACCGAGGGCGCGTGACCGTGCCAGTCCTATGGGATAGATCGACCAAACGAATCGTCAGCAATTCCGATGACGATATCATGCGAATGTTCAACAGCGCATTCAATCGATTGACGGACAGTCTCATCGATCTCTATCCGCCCCCACTTCAACGAGACATCGATGCGATGAACGAGTTTATCTACGAGAATGTGAACGACGGTGTCTATCGGGCAGGATTTGCGACGGCGCAAGGGATCTATGAAAAAGCGGTGCGCCGACTATTTGATGCATTGGATCAACTTGAGGCAAGGCTTTCAAGCCGGCGTTATCTTTTCGGAGCTAAGGCTGTCGAGACCGACTGGCGTCTGTTCGTGACCCTTGTCCGGTTCGACGCGGTGTATCACGGGCATTTCAAGTGCAACATTCGAAGAATCATCGACTATCCGAACCTGTTCGGATATCTCAAAGACCTCTATCAAATTGACGGTATCGCCGATACGGTGAACTTCGATCATATCAAACGTCACTATTACATCACCCACGATGACATCAATCCGACGAGGATCGTACCAGTCGGTCCTGACCAGAACCTCCGCGCGCCGCACGGACGCCACAAGCTGGTGTGAAGCAGCTGGTTACAGGGGCCTCATCCGGCTTCCATAGCGTTCATCCGCTTGGCGATTTCGCGCAGGTGGATGGACCTACAAGCGCAGCTCTCAGCCCTCTCTAGGTTGAGTTTGATTCGGCAAGTGGACCGGCGCCTGTCCGCAGTCCGTTGCGGTCCCGCTTACCGTAGAACGAAATGCGCGCGTCGGTTTTTCTGCCAACAGGTATCTTCGTGTTCTTTGCAGAAGGGCCTGATTTCTCCATAGCTGATGATTTTCATCCGTGAAGCAGGAACGCCGAGTTCTTCAAGATATTGTTTGGTCGAACGGGCACGCTTCTCACCGAGCACCAGGTTGTAAGCCAGGGTCCCACGTTCATCGCAATGCCCTTCAATCAATAACGTGTTCCCTTTAGAACGCATGAGCCGGGATGCGTTCGCTTCCAGAATCTCCTGAGCATCTTTTCTGATCGTGAACCGGTCATAATCAAAATAGATATCATCGATATCCGTCTCCTCGGATTCCGCGGAGGCAGGACCCTGGCGCGACGACCCCCCAGCCGCGGAAGAGGAAGAAGGGGCCAATGGAGCCCGCGCGGTTTCCATGGAGGTGCGTGGTTCCTCCGGAATGGTCGCCATGCGGTCAGGCTGGATTGTTTCGACCGGCGCCTCGGGCGCGGGACGTTTGGCGCCGGCAGCTTCGTCCCCCGCAGAAGAAAGGGCTCGCTTCCCGCACCCCGCAAGCAAGCCGAGTGCGCTCAGACATAACACGATTGCTGTAAGTTTTGGGCCGATCGAATCGCGCTTCATGCGTCACCTCGCAAGTGATGAGTTGGCATACAAATGTTCCGCTTTGTGTCAGCCTCCGCCGCACCGGCCATTCTGATTGGATGGTATTCCGGCCCGAGCCTATTCGGCATCTGATCCACTTGGGATCGATCACTCATGCCGACAGACATTGATCTCGGGAGTGATATCGGATTCGTGGTTCGCCGGTCGCTGCGGGTGCGAAGACCTTATGCGGTACGATAGGACGACACAGGGATATCTGTCAATGTTCCAGTTCAGGTTCCAAATCGCAGGGTGGTTGTCCCATTGCGCCAGACACCAGATGGCCGCAGCCCTCTGTTACAGATCGTTGGCCGCTTCTCTGGGCGCGTTCGGCTTTCGATCGTCTTCCTCGGCGGCCTCGGGGGTTCGGTCCATCCGGTGAACGAGAAAACGCAGAACCTCTTCTACCTCGCTCTGATGTTTCACATAAAACTTCGCATGTGACTCCGCGGCGCGCCCGACCCGGACTCCCATGATGATGCCGGTTTTCAGGGAGAACACGCTTTCATCGGTCTCATCATCACCCACGAAAAACAATCCGTCCCGTTTGAGCTGCTTGGTCAGTGCCAGGGTGGCCGAGCCCTTCGTCGCGTGCCCGGGAGGGAGGAGATTGACCGACCACTTGCCGGTAATGATGCGCGGAGCCGGCGTCAGTTGCTGAACGAGTCCCAGAATGGCGAGTTGCACTTTTGCAGGTTCTGCCGCATCCCGGAAGTGCAAGGTCAACGAGTAGCGCTTGTCCTCCACGTCGATTGACAAGGTCCGGAACGCTTCCGCAAGCTGCGTCGTCATGTGCCCTTTCCATTCAGCGCAGATACGTTCAGCAGTTCGTGCAAGCTGCGCGTCCGCAGCGGGACCTTCGATTCCATGATTACCGATCAAGTACGGAACGGTACCGGCAACTCGTGGCGTCAGATCCGCGACCGACCGGCCCGATACGATGGCGCACGGCGCTCGCTTGGCGAGTTCCTTCAGCCATTCGCTGACCGACCGAGGAATCTTCACGCCGTGACGGTTTGGTGAAAGAGGCGCCAGAGTGCCATCGAAATCGAAGGCATACAGGACCCGTTGTGACGCCACCGATCGCAACGCGCGACGGCCTTCAGCCGACAAGAGATAGATCATGCTTGTCCTCCAGTGGTCGTTCTGGCATCGCGAATGTTGGTCTGCCGTTCAATGCGGGCGCGCTGCCGCATCCGGGCGGCATCCATCAGCATCCGGCCCGCCCATCGATACACGTTGAACTCCTGGACGATGCCCCGCATGCTGGCCATCCGGGCGCGCTGCTCGCTCGCCGGCATAGTGAGAGCCAGATGCAGCGCAGCGGCGCACTGGTCGATATTGTACGGGTTCACCATCAGGGCGTCGGGAAGTTCGGTCGCCGCTCCGGTGAATTGGCTGAGTATCAGGACACCCTGTTCGTCATCCCGCGCTGCCACGAATTCTTTCGCGACGAGATTCATTCCATCATGGAGGCTGCTGACAATGCAAAAATCGGCTCCCCTGTAGTACGTCGTGACCTCCTCAGGATCGTGGTGCTCGATTCGTAAGAGAATGGGACGATTGCCGACTTTTCCAAACCGTCGATTGATTCGATCGGCCGCGGCCAGTACTTGCCGCGTGAGCTGTTGGTATTCATCGATTTTGGAACGGCTGGGCGCCGCGATCTGAAGGAAGGAGAAGGCGCCGATCCATTCGGGTTGCAATTCGAGCAACCGTTCGACGGCCAGAAACCGCTCCAATATGCCCTTCGTATAGTCCAGACGTTCCACCCCGACGCCGACTCGATGCGAGTGCGGGAGTCCATTGATCGCCCGGATATGTGTGCGGCAATCTTGAACGGCCGGTTGTTGAGACAGCCACCGGGTTGGCCACTCGATCGAAATCGGATAGTGCTTCACGGCAGTTTGTTTGCCTCCATGGGTGATCGTGGAACTATCCCAGTCGATGCGTGTTTCCAATGAACGGTCCACGGTATTGATGAAATTACTGCAATGGAACCGTGTGTGAAATCCAAGGATGCTGCTTCCCAACAGACCTTCGAGAATTTCACGATACCATGGACAGATGGCATACCGTTCAGGGTTTGGCCAGGGAATGTGCCAAAACGTGATGATGGTGGCATTCGGAAGATGGTCACGCACCAGTTTGGGAACCAACGCCAGGTGGTAATCCTGCACCAGTACGACCGGGTTATCGGTCTTCGCTTCTTCGACCACAGCCATGGCGAAGCGCTCGTTCATCGCGTTGTACTGCTCCCAATCCAATGACCTGAATACTGGACGAACATGTGCAAGATGGCACAGCGGCCACAGTCCCTCGTTGGAGAACCCGTAATAGTATCCCTCTTCCTCTTTTTGTGACATCCAAATTCGTCTTATGTCATACGAGGGCTGTGCGGGCGGCACCCGCACGTGATGACGCTCATCGACGACCTCTCGATCGGCAGTCCCACTGCCGTGGGCGATCCAAACGCCGGAACAGGCCCGCATGATGGGCTCTAATGCGGTAACGACCCCGCTCGCCGGCACCTGAACTTCGATATGTTGATCCCGCCGGTTGTGGATATAGGGCTGGCGATTCGAGACGATCAGCACTTCATCTCCCGCCAGATGGTCATGAAGGATGCTTCTCAGCGTCGCAGGGGTCCAGCTCATTTGACTCTCATCACGCATACGCTTGTCGGCTTCAAGGTCCTGGATCAGGCTCCTGAGATCCTGCGCGACCGGATGCAGTTCCGGTCCGTGCCGGTGATCTTTGATCAAGGCCGCCAATCCTTCTCCACTCAGCATTGCCCGGACGCCCTCAACCCATCCGCGCCAGCTGAGGTGAGCGATGAGCACGGTCACCAATGAAATCACTCCTCCGATGACGGCAAACAAGTAGAACAGGTACCACCTGGTATCGTTGCTTCGCCGGTGCACCCAGCTCATGTCATGCACCAGCATGAGGCGGCCGAGATCGCGCCCATAGCCTTGGATGCCGACGGAGGATACATGCACTGCTCCGCGCTCCAATTGGAGCACGGCGGTCTGATCCGCTCGAATAGCGTCGGCTCCGTCGCAGGGAATGGAATCAGGATACGTTTGGGTTCGGTAGGTCAGCTGGTTCGCCTGGTCACAGAAGCCGATGGCGAAAAGCCGCTCATCCTGAATGATCCGGTGAAAGTACGAGAGCAGTTTGGTCTTATTGTCCGTTGCCAGAAGTTCCGCAAGAGGACCCTCGGCAGTGCGGGCAATTAAGGTCGAGCGAATCTCGAGATCCCGCACAAACCATTTCAAGGTCAGCGAGTCGACCAGGGGGATGACACCATAGGCCAAGATAGCCAGGACCAGGGCCAGCGGCAGGATAAATCTCAAGGAGAGCGACATCCCGCTACCTCACATGCCCTTGGAGCGAGGATCGTTTCTCGGATTCGCGGTGAAGGTGATGCTCCACGTACAGTTCACAATTCTTCAATGCCTGGCCTTTGCACCTGGCTATCCCCTTGGGTCACCCGTGTACGTTACCGAATCTAAGGAGATTCTGCCATAACAGATCGTCACATCCCGCATGCGTATCTCAGGTGACCATGTGCATTTCGCCGGCCTTGGAGTGAAATCGTCCTGCGACCGCTGAGACGCACGGCATCGCGCGGCGCCCTTGATCGTGACATGAAACGCACGGAGGAACGACGGTGCGGATCCAACTACGAAATGCAGACCCTGGATAGCCGGAGACAGGGACATGGCACGGAGTCATGCCGGACGGCTGCACAGGAACAGCAATACGCGGTCGAGCCGCAGACGATGCTCACGGACGCGGGTCCAGCTCGATGAGACCTTTTCGAATTGCTAAAATGGCGGCCTGGGTCCGGTCGTAGACTTGGAGCTTGTGAAAAATATTTCGCACGTGGTTCTTGACCGTTTTTTCACTGAGGTCAAGGCTGTTCGCAATTTCTTTATTGGTCTTTCCATCTGCCACGAGCCGCAACACGGTGATCTCCCGCTCGGTGAGGTCATGTTCGACCCAGGCAGGCTTTTTCCCCTTCTTTTGTGCCATGAGTGAAAACTCAGCCAAAATCTTACTGGCGACCGAAGGATGAATGAGGGATTCTCCCCGGTAGATGGCCCGGATGGCGGCGACGATTTGCGAGGATTCTGAATCCTTCAGAAGATAGCCGGTTGCTCCGGCGCGGACCAGGTCGAAAATGTATTGTTGTTCCTCGTACATGGTCAATGCGACGATGCCGATGTGCGGGAATTCACGCTTGATCTGCCGGGTCGCTTCGACTCCGCCCATTCTGGGCATGCTGACATCCATCAGAATGACGTCTGGAAGCAGCGTCCGCGTCTTCTCGACCGATTCCATTCCGTCCTGGGCTTCGCCGACGACATGAATGTCGTCTTTGGTTTTCAAGATAGCGGCGAGTCCCTCCCGCACCACGCGGTGATCATCGGCAATCAGGACCTTAATCTTTTCCATTGTCCGGCCTCTCCTTTTTCCCTAGCGGCACGTCCACGATAATCGTCGTGCCACGCCCCTTCTTTGATTGGATCGTCGCCTCGCCTCCGACCAGTTTGGCTCGTTCCACGATGCCTCGAAGTCCGAAATGATCCCATTTCTCGGGATCGTGTAGCACTTGATCCATGTTAAAACCGATCCCGTTGTCGGCAATCGTCACGGTGAGCCGGTCAAAGTCGATGTCGAGCCGAACGGACACGCGATCGGCCTTGGCATGCTGAACCACATTGCTCAATGCTTCCTGGACGATGCGAAAGAGAAAAATCTTGGTACGCGGAAAGAGAATCTGTTCATCCCCGGAGACGTGAAATTCCGTTTTGATGCGATATTGTGTTTGATAAGACTTCAGATAATTCGTCAATCCGGGAATGAGCTCCATCTTATCGTATTGCAGCGGCCGCAGATTGAAGATGACCTGTCTGGCTTCCTGGATTGCCAGTTTCAGCTGTTCCTTGCTTTCGCGAAGGGTGGCAAGGCTCGCCTTGGGATTCTTACGGATGAGTTGTTGAGACAACTCCAATTTGAAGTTGACCCCGGCCAGACTTTGAACCAATCCGTCATGGATTTCGCATGCGATGCGCGTCCGCTCCTCTGTGACGGCCGTACCGGTTTCCTTCACGTACAGCCGGTACAACGACTGGTATTTATTAAGCGTCTTTTCAATTTCGGTCGTCGCGCGGATGCGGGCTTCAATAAGTTCCCACATGAATTTGGCGCTGGCCCCTCCGATGATCGTGACACCCATGCGGTGGAAATCCCGGAGAAACTGACCCACCTCGACATTGCCGGAGACGTCGATGATCAGATCGACCTCCTCCATCTCCAATAAGCGGCGGAAGTCCCGTGTGACGGGGATTTTCAATTGCTTGGCCAATATCAGCCCGCGCGCCTGAGGATCGTTATCGGCAATGCCGACGATTTTCACCAATGGATCCGTCGCAAAGATTTCCATGAGCGCCGTTCCTCCACGGCCGGCGCCGATGATGGCGACGTGCGTGGAACTGGACGCTCCCTTTTTTCGCGCGGTCCGTGATGACGTTGTTGAACCGGTCGGCATGGTCATATCCTGTAGGGATGCAGACGGCGGACTATCATGGTACGACGTGCGGCGGGAGACAAGAAAACGCGAGGGGTTCTCCGCCAGAAGGTTAGCCCGTCACCGTTCGCGGCGCTGCTGGGCCAGGGTTCTCAATTCGTCCATGAACTGATCGATGTCCTTGAACTCGCGGTAGACGGAAGCGAACCGAACGTACGCAACCTGATCCAGCTGATGTAGTTCCTTCATCAGTTCTTCCCCGACGATACGGCTCTCAATCTCGGTCTCTCCCATTTCCTGGATCCGCTTCTCGATGCGATCAGTCACGGCCTCGATCGTGGCGGTGCTGATCGGCCGTTTCTCGCATGCCTTCTTCAGGCCGGACAGGATCTTGGACCGGTCAAACCCCTCGCGACGTCCGTCCTTCTTCACCACGACCGGGAGGATTTCGTCGACCCGTTCATAGGTCGTAAAACGACGTTTGCATCCGAGGCACTCCCGACGCCGGCGAATCAATTCGCCTTCCTTCGCCATGCGCGAATCGACCACCTTGTCTTCCACCTCGTCACAAAACGGACATTTCACCGGCGGCGATCCTGTCGGTTCGGTGCGCGTTCAGTAGGCGTGAAAAATCGGAAAGCGGTTACACAAGGCTTTGGCTTGCACGCGGACTTCCTCCAGAACTGCTGAATCCTGGCGGTGTTGCAGGACCCGATCGACGAGCGCGACGATCTCGCTCATTTCCGATTCTTTCATGCCTCGGGTCGATACGATCGGCGTCCCCAACCTGATGCCGCTCGCGATGGCAGGAGGCTTCTCATCGTAGGGCACGGCATTTTTATTGACGATGATGCCGGCGGCATCCAGAGCAGCGTCCGCTTCCTTACCCGTGATGTTCTTGTTCGTCAGGTTGACGAGCATCAAATGTGTATCGGTGCCGCCTGAGACGATCTTATAACCCCGGTCGAGAAGCCCTTTGGCCAATGTCTTGGCATTGGCCGTCACCTGCTGCTGATAACGCTTGAATCCTGGTGAGAGTGCTTCCTTAAACGCAACCGCCTTAGCGGCGATCACGTGCATCAGTGGGCCTCCCTGCATGCCGGGAAACACGAATTTGTCCACAGCTTTGGCGTGATCCGCCTTGCACATCACGACTCCCCCGCGGGGACCCCGGAGCGTTTTGTGCGTGGTTGTGGTGACAAAGTCTGCGTAGGGGACCGGACTTGGATGGAGGCCCGCTGCGATCAGACCTGCAATGTGGGCGATGTCCACCATCAGATAAGCGTTCACGGACTGTGCAATCGCCTGAAACTTTGGAAAGTCCAGTGTACGAGCGTAGGCACTGGCTCCAACCACGATCATGCGGGGCCGGCATTCTTCGGCCAGCTTCCGGACCGCCTCGTAGTCGATCGTTTCGGTCTGCCGGTCAACTCCATAGGAGAAAGCCCGGAAAATCGATCCGGAAAAGTTCACTTTGCTGCCGTGTGTGAGGTGGCCGCCCTGGGCCAGATCCATACCGAGAATCGTGTCTCCTGGCTTGAGAACCGAAAGGTACGCCGCCATATTTGCCTGGGAACCGGAGTGGGCTTGTACGTTGACATGCTCGGCTCCGAACAGTTGTTTGCATCGTTCGATGGCGAGTTGCTCGACCGTATCGACGTGCTGACACCCGCCGTAGTAGCGCTTGCCTGGATAGCCCTCTGCGTATTTGTTCGTCATCAGGGAGCCTTGGGCGGCCAGTACCGCAGGACTGGCAAAGTTCTCCGATGCGATCAACAACAACTTATCCCGCTGCCGGACCTCTTCGGCCTCGATGGCGGCATACACATCGGGATCAGTGGCCTTGAGCGCGTCGAGTGAACCGACGGCGTCTTGCATGGACATGGATTCCTCGTTATGGCTAGGCAGTGGCCGTTTCGGGCTCTTGCTTTTTGACCACCCGGACGGTCACCGCGGCGGTCACATCGCGTGGGAGTTTCACGGGAACGGTAAAGCTGCCGAGTTCCTTGATGGGGTGCGGCAATTGAATCTTGCGGCGGTCGACCTCATACCCCTGTGCGGAAAGCCCTTCCGCGATATCTTTGACGGTGACGGAGCCGAACATCTTGTCGTCTTTACCGACTTGAGCCTCAACCGTCAACGTCACAGTGGAAATTTTCTTCGCATGCGCCTCGATCTCCAATTTCTCTTTCTTGGCCCGCTCGGTGGCAACCCGCTTGGCATGCTCGAAAGACTTGATATTCCGATCATTGGCAAGCACGGCCTTCTTCCGCGGAAGGAGAAAATTTCTCGCAAAACCGTCCTTGACGTCGATCAAGTCACCCAAGTGACCGACACCGTCCATCGTTTCTTGTAAGATGACTTTCATACCCCTAACTCCTTCTGTTGGAAAGTAAAAGAGGATACGTGGGGGTTTGGCAAAAGTCAATTCCGGTTCTTACCTGATCCCACTATCGGATGACCGGCCATCTGATCGATTGGCGCTGGACTAGGGTCGGACCAGGCCCGTATGATGCCCGCCGATTAGTCGTCCAGGAACATGATGATGAACGCGCGGGATCTCATCGACGTGTGGGTTGGGCAGCTGACCACCGAACAACAATGTCTGGCCGGTACCACCACTGACCAGCCGATTGCACCCGTCGGAGGCCGCCTGGTGCAGACGGTCGGAACCTTGTACCTGTATGAGATACGACTTCCCGAAGGCTCCGCACTGACGGTCGATACACCGCTTTCGATCGTCCCGTCCGATGAGACCGAACCAGCCGAGGGAATCGCGCTCAGTTGCCGGGAAAGCACCGCGCTCGTTCAAACGTTCGAATCTTTAGGCCCAACGTTCGACGGGGCGACGATCATTCCAGACCGTGCGGGCCTGCTCCAGACCTACGCCTCCAGACTAAAGGATATGCTGACGCAGGCGGATGCATACAGACTTGGACCAGCCGACCGGCTCGCTCCAATGCTTGAGGCCGGGTCAGCGACCGATACAAGTAGTGGCTCCTCTTCATCGATTCTTGCAACGTATTGGGCCAACGATCCTCTCCAGCGTCGGCAAACCATTGCCACGATGATCGTCGAATTGATCCGCGCCAATAAGCGCGTGCTCTTGATCTCTCACGATCATCACGGAGCCGACGAACTGGCTGGTACGGTGGCCCGAGCAATGAAAGCCGGCGGCTTGACCTATCGGACCTGGATGAGCCGCTACGAGATGAGCTTGGCACAACAGGCATCTGGCCTGTCCATTCAAGAATTGGGGTTTGAAGCGCAGATGCATCAATTTTACTCCAAGTCGCGGGCCGACAAAGCTGCGCTGCGGCGCAAGTATGAACGGTTTCGCGAGTTGACCCCTCTCCTCGCCCATAAGGCGCAGAAACAAAAAGATCTCGACGAAGTGCGTCTGTTGGAATGGCGACTGCTCACCCAGCTTGGCGAGCTTCAAGCCAAGACGAAGGAGGCTGAAACAATACTGACGGAGTACGAATCACTGCCGTTGCTGCGGCGACTCAGTATGCAGGCGGTTGGAAAAAACGTGGACTCATTGCATCAGTACATCGAGATCTACCGGAATCAGATGAGAGGGCTCACGAAAGAATTGGATATAGCCAAAGCTCGAATTTCAGCGTTGGTTCCTGAAGCCGCGGTGCCGAAGGACCTTCGGCCGGAATTCGAGGAACTGAAGGAAGATATTGTCCATTTAGGCGGGACAAAGAAAATCCGCGAACTCCTGGCCGCCGAAGAGAATACCAATCGGCAGGCCTTCATTCAAAACAGACGCCTCGTCATTACTACGGCCGCGCGAGTTCTGGGAGATTCTCTGTTCAGCCGGGTGAGGTTCGACGTGCTGATTGCTGACAATGCGCCATGGATATCTGCTCCCGGACTGCTTGGTGCAGCCGGGCTTGTGCGTGAGCGAATAGTACTCACCGGCGATCGACGTGACATCAATGTGGCCGGACAATGGGCGGCCACATAAGCACGGTGGTTGAATTGGATCTGGCATGATCATGCGCGGTAACTTGACGCAGGAGCTCACAATTCCGGATAATCCCTTCTGTTGAATCCTGGACCGGCTCACTGCACTCCATTTCAACACAGCATCATGCCGAAGTGGCGGAACTGGCAGACGCACTAGATTCAGGGTCTAGCGCCCGCAAGGGTGTCCGGGTTCAAATCCCGGCTTCGGCACCACCCATCAATCCTCGCTCCTATCAATACGATTCACCGTTTCATCGCTTCCTGCCATCGCGCCGTTTAAGACGGGCTCTTGCGTCGTTTCATGGCGGATTGTCATGTAACTGTCATGTGAGCGTTCCGAATCGGGGTCCAAGACCCTCACGGCCGAGGTCAGGTGTTTGGGGGATAGGTGAGCATAACGCAGGGTCATGGTCGGGGAAGTATGGCCTAACAGGTTACTGACCGTGGCCAATGGGACCCCCCTCATAATCAGCCAGGACGCAAAGGTATGGCGAAGATCGTGGAAGTGGAAGTCCGTCAGTCCTGCCGCTTCACAGGCCCGATCAAACGGGTGTCGCACATCCTCCCATCGGTGCCCCGCAGGATCGTGAAAGACCCATGGCACATCCGCTCGGGTGCGAAGCCCGCTAAAGACTCCCCATAAGGT
This window harbors:
- a CDS encoding trehalose-6-phosphate synthase, which produces MSLSLRFILPLALVLAILAYGVIPLVDSLTLKWFVRDLEIRSTLIARTAEGPLAELLATDNKTKLLSYFHRIIQDERLFAIGFCDQANQLTYRTQTYPDSIPCDGADAIRADQTAVLQLERGAVHVSSVGIQGYGRDLGRLMLVHDMSWVHRRSNDTRWYLFYLFAVIGGVISLVTVLIAHLSWRGWVEGVRAMLSGEGLAALIKDHRHGPELHPVAQDLRSLIQDLEADKRMRDESQMSWTPATLRSILHDHLAGDEVLIVSNRQPYIHNRRDQHIEVQVPASGVVTALEPIMRACSGVWIAHGSGTADREVVDERHHVRVPPAQPSYDIRRIWMSQKEEEGYYYGFSNEGLWPLCHLAHVRPVFRSLDWEQYNAMNERFAMAVVEEAKTDNPVVLVQDYHLALVPKLVRDHLPNATIITFWHIPWPNPERYAICPWYREILEGLLGSSILGFHTRFHCSNFINTVDRSLETRIDWDSSTITHGGKQTAVKHYPISIEWPTRWLSQQPAVQDCRTHIRAINGLPHSHRVGVGVERLDYTKGILERFLAVERLLELQPEWIGAFSFLQIAAPSRSKIDEYQQLTRQVLAAADRINRRFGKVGNRPILLRIEHHDPEEVTTYYRGADFCIVSSLHDGMNLVAKEFVAARDDEQGVLILSQFTGAATELPDALMVNPYNIDQCAAALHLALTMPASEQRARMASMRGIVQEFNVYRWAGRMLMDAARMRQRARIERQTNIRDARTTTGGQA
- a CDS encoding glutathione S-transferase family protein — protein: MIEHAQFPGEQTEAGEFKRQDDVFRNWVTDGGESGYPPESNRYHLYVSWACPWAHRTIIARKLKKLEGIVGMTVVDPLRNDRGWAFREGPGHSADTINGFRYLREAYQATADDYRGRVTVPVLWDRSTKRIVSNSDDDIMRMFNSAFNRLTDSLIDLYPPPLQRDIDAMNEFIYENVNDGVYRAGFATAQGIYEKAVRRLFDALDQLEARLSSRRYLFGAKAVETDWRLFVTLVRFDAVYHGHFKCNIRRIIDYPNLFGYLKDLYQIDGIADTVNFDHIKRHYYITHDDINPTRIVPVGPDQNLRAPHGRHKLV
- the lpxC gene encoding UDP-3-O-acyl-N-acetylglucosamine deacetylase — translated: MGDFYGGCTVRLQQTLANSISCTGTGLHSGHPVTMVLRPAPVDTGVVFVNRNGHAGASLAASVEHLVPTELCTAISGNGFQVKTIEHVLAALAGLNVDNVFVEIDAGEAPVMDGSSAHFVRLIKAAGLVSQPKRQPYIKITQPLEIVDGVRSIRIEPSSMPKITYSIQYNHPFIDTQTYEYEHSADAFESEIASARTFGFLHEVEALWARGLGRGGNLDNTIVLSKDGMLNETGLRFSDEFVRHKVLDLIGDFSLLGAPFIGHLIADRSGHALHTKLVKQILTHPDCWVLLNAEHSIPQSELKHTVLVGSRPVPLATLQPAS
- a CDS encoding OmpA family protein, with protein sequence MKRDSIGPKLTAIVLCLSALGLLAGCGKRALSSAGDEAAGAKRPAPEAPVETIQPDRMATIPEEPRTSMETARAPLAPSSSSAAGGSSRQGPASAESEETDIDDIYFDYDRFTIRKDAQEILEANASRLMRSKGNTLLIEGHCDERGTLAYNLVLGEKRARSTKQYLEELGVPASRMKIISYGEIRPFCKEHEDTCWQKNRRAHFVLR
- a CDS encoding response regulator transcription factor encodes the protein MEKIKVLIADDHRVVREGLAAILKTKDDIHVVGEAQDGMESVEKTRTLLPDVILMDVSMPRMGGVEATRQIKREFPHIGIVALTMYEEQQYIFDLVRAGATGYLLKDSESSQIVAAIRAIYRGESLIHPSVASKILAEFSLMAQKKGKKPAWVEHDLTEREITVLRLVADGKTNKEIANSLDLSEKTVKNHVRNIFHKLQVYDRTQAAILAIRKGLIELDPRP
- the otsB gene encoding trehalose-phosphatase, which encodes MIYLLSAEGRRALRSVASQRVLYAFDFDGTLAPLSPNRHGVKIPRSVSEWLKELAKRAPCAIVSGRSVADLTPRVAGTVPYLIGNHGIEGPAADAQLARTAERICAEWKGHMTTQLAEAFRTLSIDVEDKRYSLTLHFRDAAEPAKVQLAILGLVQQLTPAPRIITGKWSVNLLPPGHATKGSATLALTKQLKRDGLFFVGDDETDESVFSLKTGIIMGVRVGRAAESHAKFYVKHQSEVEEVLRFLVHRMDRTPEAAEEDDRKPNAPREAANDL